Part of the Quercus robur chromosome 5, dhQueRobu3.1, whole genome shotgun sequence genome, GAGGTATGCTTGCACCATAAATATCATTGCATTTGAGTGCTTATTGGGTCTCTGTGTTGCAATTGGTTTGGTCTCTTTTAGTTTATAATAGACTAATAGTTATCTCAAATTCCTAATATTTTCTGATATTGTAAGGGTAAAGTTACTTTCTAAAATAAAGGGGCTTACTGTTACATAGAAAAATTTTGCTTCTTACTAGGTGCCTTTCCGACAAGTTTACTTACTGTGGTTATTGAATTCTCCACTGTCAACTTTAGCCTTTGGGACACAGCTGGTGTCATTTATTTGAtagttattaaaatatttttagtttcaaatataatttactCCTACTTGTAATGTCAATTTTCTCCTACTTGTAATGTCAATTTGCTCTCTATATGTATCAAAGTGCAAATAAGGATGTGCTTGGAGCTTTTTTATGTAATAAAGTTTATTGAGTGGTACTATATGTACCAATGTACCAATGTACTTGTATTGTAATAGCACAAGTTTGCCAAATTGGGCAAGTTTAGTATTGTAATagcacaaattttaaatttattcttaaTTGTTGCTtatgaatttttcttctcttttgttttttataggtcatattgaaatataaaattacttGAATTGAAAATATGAGTGCGAACAACAAAGAACCCAAAACAATCTCACTTTGTGATATGGCGGATGACTTAGTACATGATGAGTTAGAAATAAACGAGGATCAAAATAACGTAGACTTGTCATTGGATGATTCAAATCAACATCTTGCATGCAATAGGCATTCAGAACCATATCTTAATATGGTATTTGAAAACTTAGAGGTTGCTCGTGCATATTATAATGCATATGCAAGGCGAAAGGGTTTTAGTATACGGGTAAATcatactcaaaaaaataaagataaaataaggATTGGAATTGAATATGTTTGTTCGAAAGAAGGATTTCGTCGTCAATGTAATGAAGACAAGGAAAGAATAGGTCCAGAGCGTGCAGAAACAAGAGTGGGATGCAATGCAATGATAGGTTTAAAGAAAGTTGATGATACATGGATTGTATGTAAGTTTGTGGAGGGTCATAATCATGAGCTTCTTACCCCTAAGAGTACAAGTTTGCTTCGTGGGCATAGAGTGATAACAAGTGCCCAAAAGAATCTTATAGATTCACTCAATGAGTCGGGTATAGCCCCAAGCAAGATAATGTCTGTGTTAAGTAAAGAATCTGGTGGTGATTATAATGTTGGATGTATTCCAGTTgatattcaaaattatttgggtagaaaaagaagaaagttgcTTCAAGATGGAGATGCTCAGGGAATGTACAAACATTTTATTGAGAATCAATGTAAAAATCCAGGTTTTGTTTATGCAATTGAAGTTGATGAATATGGGTGCATGGGTAATTGCTTTTGGGCAGATGCTAGGTCA contains:
- the LOC126727946 gene encoding protein FAR1-RELATED SEQUENCE 5-like, coding for MADDLVHDELEINEDQNNVDLSLDDSNQHLACNRHSEPYLNMVFENLEVARAYYNAYARRKGFSIRVNHTQKNKDKIRIGIEYVCSKEGFRRQCNEDKERIGPERAETRVGCNAMIGLKKVDDTWIVCKFVEGHNHELLTPKSTSLLRGHRVITSAQKNLIDSLNESGIAPSKIMSVLSKESGGDYNVGCIPVDIQNYLGRKRRKLLQDGDAQGMYKHFIENQCKNPGFVYAIEVDEYGCMGNCFWADARSRMAYQYFGDVVTFDATYQTNRYKMPFVPFTGVNHHHQSVMFGCALLVNETAESYTWLLKTWLNAMPGNPPSTIITDDDKAMAKAIADVLPNATHRLCMWHLLQKVPEQLSHVYNKYPHFQEEFYHCIHNTITIEEFELEWSKIMEKYELGDNDWLGNLYMRRERWVPATYEAHFVPGCLQLKGVKA